In the genome of Balneolaceae bacterium, one region contains:
- a CDS encoding FtsX-like permease family protein: MKLINELFSPSSWRMAWRDTKPQWKSLLLYTSSMIAGIAALVAILSFRSDVLLTVDSQAKELLGADLEMDSNQPYPEEAIAFIDSIGGSDANSIEFNSMVLFKKSGSTRLSQIRAIEGPFPLYGTLKTEPASAADRYKEEKFAIVEQSALNQYGSAVGDSIQVGNITLQIGGALISVPGEAAAFSLIGPRVYIPKSIVEDSGLLDRGSRVEYMHYFKFDSEEKAGEIEEAFEPIAEEYRIRTETVAEEREEFEEVVNNLSRFLGLIAFIAIMLGGLGVSSAVYVYIKRKSNMVATLRCLGITKEKILAIFAIQISAMGLFGAMVGTGLGIFIQLYIPSLFEGLLPFEIVQSVSVPAVALGLFTGLLISLVFSLLPLVTISTISPLLTLRTVEFSPIKALSKRAKIVSFSSTILILVAVVGLLTESYLVALGFTGGLIVCVFLLWGVAALLMFTIKKLRLKSFSYTVRQGMANLFRPNNQTSMLMITLGMGMLLIGTLYMSQDMLLQRIEFQTGEQMPDAVFYDIQVDQNQPFLDIIEDNNAEVIQNVPIVSMRLASRKGVPVSEVRADTTLDISGWALSREYRVTYRDSLIDSETILEGEWIGEADGIGSVVPISIADQIDEDLKVEVGDTLGFNVQGVPVTTVVASIREVNFDRPQPNFFVLFPKGVLEEAPQFFASTVRTNSREQTIDLQQQVTAQFPNISSIDISVALQSVREFLDKMALAIQFMAFFSILTGFIVLASSIAISRKQRTRESVLLRTLGADKSQIGTIQTIEYALLGLLSGLAGLLLAIVASWTLAYFYFDLVFVPDLFTVSLLSALITVAAILIGWSGSRHIFNHSPLEILRLETG; the protein is encoded by the coding sequence ATGAAGCTGATAAACGAACTGTTTTCTCCTTCGAGCTGGAGGATGGCCTGGAGAGATACTAAACCACAATGGAAAAGCCTGCTTCTCTACACATCCTCCATGATTGCTGGCATTGCCGCACTTGTAGCCATTCTCTCTTTCCGAAGTGATGTACTTCTCACCGTTGACAGCCAGGCAAAGGAGTTACTTGGAGCCGACCTTGAGATGGATTCAAATCAACCCTACCCCGAAGAAGCGATCGCTTTTATCGATTCCATTGGAGGGAGCGATGCAAATTCCATTGAATTCAACTCCATGGTGCTGTTTAAAAAAAGCGGCTCCACCCGTTTATCACAAATACGAGCCATTGAGGGACCTTTTCCCCTTTATGGCACACTAAAAACTGAACCAGCAAGTGCAGCAGACAGGTATAAAGAGGAGAAATTTGCCATTGTTGAGCAATCAGCTCTCAACCAATATGGATCTGCAGTTGGCGACAGTATCCAGGTTGGAAATATAACTCTTCAAATTGGCGGAGCTTTAATCAGCGTGCCGGGAGAAGCCGCAGCTTTTTCACTCATCGGTCCCCGGGTATATATTCCAAAATCCATTGTAGAAGACTCCGGATTGCTTGACCGCGGCAGCAGGGTTGAATATATGCACTATTTTAAATTTGATTCTGAGGAAAAAGCCGGTGAGATCGAAGAGGCATTCGAGCCCATTGCCGAAGAGTACAGAATCCGCACGGAAACTGTTGCCGAGGAGAGAGAGGAGTTCGAAGAGGTTGTGAATAACCTCTCAAGGTTTTTAGGTTTGATCGCATTCATCGCCATTATGCTGGGTGGATTAGGTGTTTCCAGTGCAGTGTATGTGTATATCAAACGAAAATCGAATATGGTTGCAACACTGCGATGTCTTGGCATCACAAAGGAAAAAATACTTGCAATATTTGCTATACAGATCTCTGCAATGGGACTCTTTGGAGCAATGGTTGGAACCGGCCTGGGTATTTTTATTCAACTTTATATTCCTTCCCTTTTTGAGGGACTTCTTCCGTTTGAAATCGTACAATCGGTTTCTGTTCCCGCTGTTGCACTCGGGTTGTTTACTGGGCTTTTAATCAGTTTGGTTTTCTCCCTGTTACCATTAGTAACTATTAGTACAATCTCCCCCTTGTTAACCCTTCGTACGGTAGAATTTTCTCCAATCAAAGCGTTATCGAAACGTGCAAAAATAGTGTCATTTTCATCGACAATCCTGATTCTCGTTGCAGTCGTTGGATTACTGACTGAAAGTTATTTAGTGGCCCTTGGATTTACCGGCGGACTGATTGTCTGTGTATTCTTACTATGGGGAGTTGCGGCTCTCTTGATGTTTACCATTAAAAAACTGCGGTTGAAATCTTTCTCTTATACTGTACGGCAGGGTATGGCAAATCTATTCAGGCCAAATAATCAAACATCCATGCTTATGATTACACTTGGGATGGGAATGCTTCTGATTGGAACACTATATATGAGCCAGGATATGCTGCTTCAGCGCATAGAATTTCAAACAGGCGAACAGATGCCAGATGCAGTTTTTTATGATATTCAGGTCGATCAAAATCAACCTTTCCTGGATATTATTGAAGATAATAATGCAGAAGTAATACAGAATGTGCCCATTGTATCAATGAGACTCGCCAGCCGTAAAGGTGTGCCCGTTTCTGAGGTTCGTGCGGATACTACTCTGGATATAAGCGGGTGGGCGCTATCAAGAGAATACAGGGTTACTTACAGGGACTCCCTTATCGATTCCGAAACAATACTGGAGGGAGAATGGATCGGAGAGGCTGATGGAATTGGTTCTGTTGTACCGATCTCTATTGCCGACCAGATTGACGAGGATTTGAAGGTTGAAGTGGGTGATACACTTGGATTCAACGTTCAGGGAGTTCCGGTTACAACAGTGGTGGCAAGTATTCGGGAGGTGAATTTTGACCGGCCTCAACCCAATTTCTTCGTGCTGTTTCCCAAAGGTGTACTTGAAGAGGCTCCGCAATTTTTTGCCTCTACCGTAAGAACAAATTCACGGGAACAAACAATAGATCTGCAGCAGCAAGTAACTGCACAATTTCCAAATATCTCCTCTATTGATATTTCTGTTGCCCTCCAAAGTGTGCGAGAATTTTTGGATAAGATGGCACTTGCTATTCAGTTCATGGCGTTTTTTAGCATTCTTACAGGATTCATCGTTCTGGCAAGCTCTATCGCCATCAGCCGAAAACAGAGAACCCGGGAATCTGTTCTTCTTCGAACACTCGGTGCAGATAAATCCCAAATCGGAACAATTCAAACCATAGAGTACGCACTTTTGGGTTTACTTTCCGGACTGGCCGGTTTGCTGCTGGCCATTGTTGCGAGCTGGACATTAGCTTATTTCTACTTTGACCTTGTTTTCGTACCCGACCTGTTTACAGTTTCTTTGTTATCTGCCCTGATAACTGTGGCTGCAATTCTGATTGGCTGGAGCGGAAGCAGGCATATTTTCAATCATTCACCACTCGAAATTTTGAGACTTGAAACCGGTTAG
- a CDS encoding ABC transporter ATP-binding protein: MTNSSILSVDTLSKTFTSGNKELTVLKDITFSVESGLSCAIVGPSGSGKTTLLGLCAGLDKPTSGDVFLNDQKISALSESELSSIRNEQIGFVFQSFQLISTLTALENVMVPIELRGLSYKEVEKQAIELLDKVGLKDRITHYPTQLSGGEQQRVGLARAFIHKPDILFADEPTGNLDGDTGAQIEDLLFELNRDEGTTLIIVTHDRELASKCNRIIELRSGAIISDTKSPVEETETIRANITQ, translated from the coding sequence ATGACGAATAGTTCCATTTTATCTGTCGATACTCTTTCAAAAACATTTACAAGCGGCAACAAAGAGCTCACTGTACTTAAGGATATAACTTTTTCGGTTGAAAGCGGACTCTCCTGTGCAATTGTCGGTCCATCCGGAAGTGGTAAAACTACTCTTTTAGGACTCTGTGCCGGGTTGGATAAACCTACATCGGGAGATGTTTTTCTGAACGATCAAAAAATTTCCGCTCTCAGTGAATCGGAACTATCATCCATCAGGAACGAACAAATAGGGTTTGTATTTCAATCTTTTCAACTCATTTCAACGCTTACGGCCCTTGAGAATGTAATGGTTCCCATTGAACTCCGCGGTCTTTCCTATAAAGAGGTGGAGAAACAAGCTATTGAACTACTCGATAAAGTCGGTTTAAAAGATCGCATCACCCACTACCCTACTCAACTTTCAGGCGGGGAACAGCAGCGTGTTGGCCTGGCAAGAGCCTTCATTCACAAACCCGATATTCTTTTTGCTGATGAACCGACAGGAAACCTTGATGGAGATACCGGTGCTCAAATAGAAGATCTTCTTTTTGAATTAAACCGGGACGAAGGGACCACACTCATCATAGTAACCCACGACAGGGAATTGGCATCGAAATGTAATCGAATTATCGAATTGAGGAGTGGAGCCATTATCTCTGATACAAAATCTCCTGTTGAAGAAACCGAAACAATCCGGGCCAACATAACACAATGA
- a CDS encoding arylesterase, which produces MKFLKVAILSLAFLGFTNCYAQEDKTILFFGDSITAGYGLETEQAFPALIQQKIDSLDLNYSVVNAGLSGETTAGGLRRVDWILQQPVDIFVLELGGNDGLRGIDPQNSKQNLQGIINKVQQKYPDADIVLTGMQAPPNLGDIYTSEFRSIFYELAEQNDVTYMPFILKEVAGNPDLNQPDGIHPTARGHRVVAENLWEVLRPLLTS; this is translated from the coding sequence ATGAAGTTTTTAAAGGTTGCAATATTAAGCCTGGCATTTCTCGGTTTTACAAATTGTTACGCCCAAGAAGATAAAACCATCCTCTTTTTTGGTGATAGTATTACTGCGGGGTATGGTCTTGAAACTGAACAGGCGTTTCCGGCGCTGATTCAACAAAAAATTGACTCACTTGATTTAAATTACTCAGTAGTAAATGCAGGATTGAGTGGTGAGACCACGGCCGGTGGTTTGCGGCGGGTTGACTGGATCCTGCAGCAGCCTGTAGATATTTTTGTACTGGAATTGGGAGGTAATGATGGTTTGAGAGGAATAGATCCCCAAAATTCCAAGCAAAATTTGCAGGGAATAATCAACAAGGTACAGCAAAAATATCCGGATGCAGACATTGTGTTGACAGGCATGCAGGCACCGCCCAATCTCGGGGATATCTATACGAGTGAGTTTCGCAGCATTTTTTACGAACTGGCTGAACAAAACGATGTTACCTATATGCCCTTTATTTTAAAGGAGGTGGCCGGGAATCCCGATTTAAATCAGCCGGATGGAATTCATCCCACAGCCAGAGGACATCGGGTTGTAGCAGAAAATCTTTGGGAGGTTCTGCGGCCTTTGCTCACATCTTAG
- a CDS encoding SIMPL domain-containing protein has translation MKKVSICSLAFILLFLTSYMDLSAQSMENNSQISVDATGEVLIPADRIHFQVNITQFKQDAREAFELHKEQEKYLTELLLNEGVADSNITANPISISHIRRYNNTGQSGYETQQQVMIVLDDVTQFESMQINLIENGFTNFSGSFSSKKLSQASDEALQKAVQEARRKAELLAEAAGKKITDVITINYHSSRPYASRSGNMEMVAYDAGGGSLLQFERAIPVRENVTMQFRIN, from the coding sequence ATGAAAAAAGTATCGATCTGTTCTTTAGCCTTCATTCTTTTATTTCTCACATCGTATATGGATTTATCTGCTCAATCCATGGAAAACAACTCACAAATCTCGGTTGATGCCACCGGGGAAGTTCTTATCCCTGCTGATAGAATTCATTTTCAGGTGAATATCACACAATTCAAACAGGATGCCAGGGAAGCATTCGAACTGCATAAAGAACAGGAAAAGTATTTAACTGAACTGCTTCTCAATGAGGGTGTGGCGGATAGTAATATCACAGCAAATCCTATCAGTATTTCTCATATAAGAAGATACAACAACACCGGGCAGAGTGGGTATGAAACACAACAACAGGTCATGATTGTTTTGGATGACGTTACTCAGTTTGAATCGATGCAAATTAATCTGATTGAAAACGGATTCACCAACTTTTCGGGCTCGTTCTCTTCTAAAAAATTAAGTCAGGCAAGTGACGAAGCTCTACAAAAAGCTGTACAAGAAGCTCGAAGAAAAGCGGAATTACTCGCTGAAGCGGCCGGAAAAAAGATTACCGATGTAATCACTATAAATTACCATTCCAGCCGACCCTATGCCTCCAGAAGCGGGAACATGGAGATGGTTGCGTACGATGCCGGAGGAGGTTCATTATTGCAATTTGAGAGAGCTATACCTGTAAGAGAAAATGTTACAATGCAATTTCGAATCAACTAA